In a single window of the Acinetobacter sp. CS-2 genome:
- the topA gene encoding type I DNA topoisomerase, which translates to MANAPRSTSKSTTAKSPSAANKRALVIVESPAKAKTINKYLGPNYIVKSSVGHVRDLPTGGSKTAEKKPATRTKLTDEQKAEKAQQALVNRMGVDPEHGWKAHYEVLPGKENVVAELKKLASQVDEVYLATDLDREGEAIAWHLKEVIGGDDSRYQRVVFNEITKNAIQEAFKQPARLDIDKVNAQQARRFLDRVVGFMISPLLWEKIARGLSAGRVQSVAVKLVVERERDIRAFIPEEYWQVFADTKSQKDDIRLEAVRQGGKTLKLHNKAETDALLNLIKNAEYKVASREDKPTKVNPSAPYITSTLQQAASTRLGFSVKKTMMLAQRLYEAGFITYMRTDSTFLSDDAVNMVRGHIENEYGAKYLPAKPNRYGNKAGAQEAHEAIRPSNVALKGDSLAGVERDAQRLYDLIWRQFVACQMTPAEYLSSTILVDANGVELKAKGRTLVFDGFTKVRGANKADDDILLPAVKVGEVLKLEKLDPSQHFTKPPARFTEASLVKELEKRGIGRPSTYAAIISTIQDRGYVKLENRRLFAEKMGEIVTDRLDESFNNLMNYDFTADLEGQLDKVADGQRNWKELLDNFYGDFKKRLTTAQGEHGMRRNLPVEVEAVHCPECSRPMQIRTGTTGVFLGCSGYNLPPKERCKGTLNLTPVESLAALSDDDAAETADLMSKKRCPICETAMDSYVIDGGRKLHICGNNPDCAGFELEEGEFKIKGYDGPTIPCDKCDGEMQLKTGRFGPYFACTSCDNTRKVLKNGQPAPPRVDPIKMEHLRSTKHDDFFVLRDGAAGLFLAASKFPKVRETRAPKVAELRSVAEQLDPKYQFILQAPDADPEGNPTLVKFSRKNQAQYIGSETPEGKQTKWSLVFQDGKWIEA; encoded by the coding sequence ATGGCGAACGCTCCTCGGTCCACATCCAAAAGCACCACAGCAAAATCACCGAGTGCTGCGAACAAACGTGCCTTAGTGATTGTGGAGTCGCCTGCAAAAGCGAAAACAATCAACAAATATCTGGGTCCAAATTACATCGTGAAATCATCGGTAGGTCATGTTCGTGACTTGCCGACTGGCGGTTCTAAAACGGCAGAAAAAAAACCGGCAACCCGTACCAAATTAACCGATGAACAAAAAGCGGAAAAAGCACAACAGGCTTTGGTCAACCGTATGGGGGTTGATCCTGAGCATGGTTGGAAAGCGCATTATGAAGTGCTTCCTGGCAAAGAAAATGTCGTGGCGGAATTGAAAAAACTGGCATCGCAAGTCGATGAAGTCTACCTCGCAACGGATTTGGACCGTGAAGGGGAAGCCATTGCCTGGCATTTAAAAGAAGTGATTGGTGGGGATGATTCACGTTACCAGCGTGTAGTCTTTAACGAAATTACCAAAAATGCCATTCAGGAAGCGTTTAAACAGCCGGCACGTCTAGATATCGATAAGGTCAATGCTCAACAAGCCCGCCGTTTCCTTGACCGTGTTGTGGGTTTTATGATCTCGCCATTACTTTGGGAAAAAATTGCCCGTGGTCTGTCGGCAGGTCGTGTGCAATCGGTTGCAGTTAAACTAGTGGTTGAGCGCGAACGTGACATTCGTGCATTTATTCCTGAAGAATACTGGCAAGTTTTTGCAGATACCAAATCTCAAAAAGATGACATCCGTCTTGAAGCAGTGAGACAGGGTGGTAAAACCCTCAAACTGCACAATAAAGCCGAAACCGATGCTTTATTAAACCTGATTAAAAATGCTGAATATAAAGTTGCCAGTCGTGAAGATAAACCGACCAAGGTCAACCCGAGTGCACCTTATATCACTTCAACCTTGCAACAGGCAGCAAGCACACGTCTAGGTTTCTCTGTGAAGAAAACCATGATGTTGGCCCAGCGCTTGTATGAAGCGGGTTTCATCACCTATATGCGTACTGACTCCACTTTCTTGAGTGATGATGCAGTCAATATGGTGCGTGGTCATATTGAAAATGAGTATGGCGCGAAATATTTGCCTGCCAAGCCTAACCGTTATGGTAACAAGGCGGGTGCACAAGAAGCCCACGAAGCGATTCGTCCTTCCAATGTGGCGCTGAAAGGCGATAGCCTTGCAGGTGTGGAACGTGATGCACAACGTTTGTATGACCTGATCTGGCGTCAGTTTGTAGCCTGTCAGATGACTCCAGCAGAGTACCTATCATCTACCATTTTAGTCGATGCCAATGGTGTGGAACTGAAAGCCAAAGGTCGTACTCTGGTCTTTGATGGTTTCACCAAAGTTCGCGGTGCAAATAAAGCGGATGACGATATTTTGCTACCTGCGGTAAAAGTCGGTGAAGTACTGAAACTGGAAAAACTCGATCCTTCTCAGCATTTTACCAAACCGCCTGCACGTTTCACTGAAGCATCTCTGGTAAAAGAACTGGAAAAACGTGGTATTGGTCGTCCATCGACCTATGCTGCGATTATTTCTACCATTCAGGACCGTGGTTATGTGAAACTGGAAAACCGTCGTCTCTTTGCCGAGAAGATGGGTGAAATCGTGACCGATCGTCTCGATGAAAGTTTTAACAACCTGATGAACTACGACTTTACTGCGGATCTTGAAGGTCAGCTGGATAAAGTGGCAGATGGTCAGCGTAACTGGAAAGAGTTGCTGGATAACTTTTATGGCGACTTTAAAAAACGCCTCACCACAGCCCAAGGCGAACACGGTATGCGCCGTAACCTGCCGGTGGAAGTGGAAGCGGTACATTGCCCTGAATGTTCACGTCCGATGCAGATTCGTACAGGAACCACAGGTGTGTTTCTGGGCTGTTCGGGCTATAACTTGCCGCCTAAAGAACGCTGTAAAGGTACCCTGAATTTAACACCGGTAGAATCCTTGGCAGCACTGTCTGATGATGATGCTGCAGAAACTGCAGACTTGATGTCGAAAAAACGTTGCCCGATTTGTGAAACGGCAATGGACAGTTATGTGATTGATGGTGGTCGTAAACTGCATATCTGTGGTAACAACCCGGATTGTGCCGGTTTTGAACTTGAAGAAGGTGAGTTCAAAATTAAAGGTTACGATGGTCCAACCATTCCATGCGATAAATGTGATGGCGAGATGCAGCTGAAGACTGGCCGTTTTGGACCTTATTTTGCCTGCACCAGCTGTGACAATACCCGTAAAGTGTTAAAGAATGGTCAGCCTGCACCTCCGCGTGTAGATCCAATTAAAATGGAACACTTGCGTTCAACCAAGCATGATGATTTCTTTGTACTTCGTGATGGTGCGGCAGGTTTATTCCTGGCAGCGAGCAAATTCCCGAAAGTGCGTGAAACACGAGCACCTAAAGTTGCTGAACTGCGTTCGGTGGCCGAGCAGCTGGATCCAAAATATCAGTTTATTTTGCAAGCTCCGGATGCTGACCCTGAAGGAAATCCAACTTTGGTGAAATTCAGCCGTAAGAACCAGGCGCAGTATATTGGTTCGGAAACGCCTGAAGGCAAGCAAACCAAGTGGAGTCTGGTGTTCCAAGATGGGAAATGGATTGAAGCTTAA
- a CDS encoding NYN domain-containing protein codes for MEIQTKKFAVLIDADNSSINAISSVLEEVAKYGIASVKRVYGDWSSESLKKWRDVLLPHAITPVQQFAYTKGKDATDMILIIDAMDLLYAGALDGFCIVSSDSDFTPLASRIRENGLSVYGFGKKSTPEAFKKACDKFIYVENLLTDADVKNGEDEELALVQDKKIAETVKTIESKAIQQTKESTLPEAMDRATLNLIYKAVKDNADENGWANLGMVGQYISAVKPDFDSRNYGRAKLSGLIKTLNLFETKIEMSQMYLRKIKKQSIG; via the coding sequence GTGGAAATCCAAACAAAAAAGTTTGCAGTATTAATCGATGCAGATAATTCATCAATTAATGCCATTTCATCTGTACTCGAAGAAGTTGCTAAATATGGAATTGCAAGTGTAAAAAGAGTTTATGGAGATTGGAGTAGTGAGTCGTTAAAAAAATGGAGAGATGTTCTATTACCCCATGCAATAACTCCTGTTCAGCAATTTGCTTATACAAAAGGCAAAGATGCAACAGATATGATCTTAATTATTGATGCCATGGATTTATTATATGCAGGTGCATTAGATGGTTTTTGTATTGTATCAAGTGATAGTGATTTTACCCCTTTAGCTTCACGTATTCGTGAAAATGGTCTGAGTGTTTATGGTTTTGGTAAGAAATCGACTCCTGAAGCTTTTAAAAAGGCATGTGATAAATTTATTTATGTAGAAAATCTCCTAACGGATGCAGATGTTAAAAATGGTGAGGATGAAGAATTAGCATTAGTACAAGATAAAAAAATAGCAGAAACTGTAAAGACAATAGAATCTAAAGCTATCCAACAAACTAAAGAAAGTACTTTACCCGAAGCAATGGATAGGGCTACTTTAAATTTGATTTATAAAGCTGTTAAAGATAACGCTGATGAAAATGGCTGGGCAAATTTGGGTATGGTTGGACAATATATTAGTGCAGTAAAACCTGATTTTGATTCACGAAATTATGGTCGAGCTAAATTATCAGGTTTGATAAAAACGCTTAATTTATTTGAAACTAAAATTGAAATGAGTCAAATGTATTTAAGAAAAATAAAAAAGCAGAGCATTGGATAA
- a CDS encoding HdeD family acid-resistance protein — protein MRTVGNDLVRHQLHENRKWYLGLGIVLTLFALVLLASLPFATLSVVFLFGILMMIGGILHFIAAFKIFEGGTRWLWALFGVLYLVAGYYAFSTPVKTAIVLTNLLAIVLIVAGIIRIFSAIIFKVYQGWGWILFSGLLTLVTGIMILKSPDAPFWVLGLFLAIDVLFQGINYLTLASYIKREVPQSSADV, from the coding sequence ATGAGAACAGTAGGAAATGATTTAGTTCGACATCAGCTGCATGAAAATCGAAAGTGGTATTTAGGTCTGGGCATTGTGCTGACCTTGTTTGCTCTTGTACTGCTTGCTTCACTGCCTTTTGCTACGCTTTCTGTGGTATTCCTGTTTGGCATACTGATGATGATTGGCGGTATTCTGCACTTTATTGCTGCTTTCAAAATTTTTGAAGGGGGGACTCGCTGGCTATGGGCCCTGTTTGGCGTTCTGTATCTGGTCGCTGGTTATTATGCTTTTAGCACACCGGTAAAAACCGCGATTGTATTGACCAATCTGTTGGCAATTGTATTGATCGTGGCCGGTATCATCCGTATTTTTAGTGCCATTATTTTTAAAGTGTATCAAGGTTGGGGCTGGATCTTATTTTCGGGCCTGTTAACCTTGGTGACCGGGATTATGATTTTAAAATCACCTGATGCTCCGTTCTGGGTACTGGGTCTGTTTCTGGCGATAGATGTTTTATTTCAGGGGATTAATTATTTGACTTTAGCATCTTATATCAAACGTGAAGTACCGCAAAGTTCGGCAGATGTATAA
- a CDS encoding glycerate kinase, producing MPKTFVLAPDSFKESMTAEQACQAMQRGIQNVYPDAVCISVPMADGGEGTVDALIAAQGGQKIECEVTGPLASQKIQTYFGLVDGRKTAIIEMAKANGIHLLEPAQRNPLLTTTLGTGEMIKAALDLGVSKIIIGLGGSVTNDAGAGMTQALGVKFLDATGCDAAVGGGQLDQIKKIDLSGLDARLAQTEIIIASDVNNPLCGANGASYVFGPQKGATPEIVKTLDNNLSHFAKLVEQQLGIDCREIAGAGAAGGLGFGLMVFTGAKIRSGVELVIEQTKLADKIAQADYVLTGEGKIDFQTKFGKTPFGVAQVAKQFNKPVIAFAGVVGDGIDELYDLGFSQIIGINPPEISMEHAIVHASMYLEEAVEQYVRNYNFNELI from the coding sequence ATGCCTAAAACCTTTGTGCTTGCCCCCGATTCCTTTAAAGAAAGTATGACCGCCGAACAGGCCTGTCAGGCGATGCAGCGTGGCATTCAAAATGTATATCCAGATGCGGTGTGTATTTCGGTGCCCATGGCAGATGGTGGTGAAGGTACTGTAGATGCCCTGATTGCTGCACAAGGTGGACAAAAGATTGAGTGTGAAGTGACTGGTCCATTAGCCTCGCAAAAAATCCAAACCTACTTCGGTTTAGTCGATGGGAGAAAAACAGCCATTATCGAAATGGCAAAAGCCAATGGCATCCATCTTTTAGAACCCGCCCAGCGCAATCCTTTACTCACGACTACCTTAGGTACAGGAGAAATGATTAAAGCAGCGCTGGATTTAGGCGTATCCAAGATCATTATCGGTTTGGGGGGCAGCGTGACCAATGATGCCGGTGCGGGTATGACACAGGCTTTGGGTGTAAAATTTCTCGATGCTACAGGCTGCGATGCTGCGGTAGGCGGTGGTCAGCTTGACCAGATTAAAAAGATTGATCTTTCCGGTTTGGATGCGCGTTTAGCACAAACAGAAATCATCATTGCCAGCGATGTGAATAATCCTTTGTGTGGTGCAAATGGTGCATCTTATGTTTTTGGTCCGCAGAAAGGGGCTACGCCTGAAATAGTGAAAACTCTGGATAACAACTTAAGTCATTTTGCTAAGCTTGTTGAGCAGCAACTTGGAATAGATTGTCGGGAGATTGCGGGTGCAGGTGCAGCAGGCGGTCTGGGCTTTGGTTTGATGGTGTTTACAGGTGCCAAGATTCGCTCAGGTGTAGAGCTGGTAATTGAACAGACCAAATTGGCAGACAAAATTGCTCAGGCTGATTATGTGTTGACGGGTGAAGGAAAAATTGATTTTCAAACAAAATTTGGCAAAACGCCGTTTGGGGTGGCGCAGGTCGCAAAGCAATTCAATAAGCCTGTGATTGCTTTTGCGGGTGTAGTTGGCGATGGTATTGATGAACTATATGACTTAGGTTTTAGTCAAATTATCGGGATTAATCCTCCTGAAATTTCAATGGAACATGCAATTGTGCATGCTTCAATGTATTTGGAAGAAGCAGTTGAGCAATATGTAAGAAACTATAATTTTAATGAACTTATTTAA